The following are encoded together in the Moorena sp. SIOASIH genome:
- a CDS encoding META domain-containing protein, with the protein MKKLLKPFILIILTVISFAACEVKKNKKTLETAALDNTSWLLVRFSDQELFGHEIRLNFEDGKLNGKAVCNNYFSTYSINGNEISVLPIGATRMLCPENSKLETDYFNFFSKTSNYELRENILILKNEIGTLEFKK; encoded by the coding sequence ATGAAGAAACTTTTAAAACCCTTTATTCTAATCATTCTAACAGTAATTTCATTTGCTGCATGTGAAGTAAAAAAGAATAAAAAAACTTTAGAAACAGCTGCATTGGACAATACTTCATGGCTACTTGTTCGCTTTTCGGATCAAGAACTCTTTGGACACGAAATTAGATTGAATTTTGAGGACGGAAAACTGAACGGGAAAGCCGTTTGTAATAATTATTTTTCTACCTATTCCATAAATGGCAATGAAATTAGTGTTCTCCCTATTGGTGCTACTCGTATGTTGTGCCCGGAAAATTCGAAACTTGAAACAGACTATTTTAATTTTTTCTCGAAGACATCGAATTATGAGCTAAGGGAAAACATACTGATCCTAAAAAACGAAATAGGTA